In one Podarcis muralis chromosome 7, rPodMur119.hap1.1, whole genome shotgun sequence genomic region, the following are encoded:
- the LOC114601981 gene encoding cytochrome P450 2A13-like translates to MDLLGAAALFLVICLSCLMVLSTWRQMHRKSQMPPGPTPLPFIGNLLQVNTSDMYRSLMKIREKYGPVYTIHLGPRRAVVLCGYDAVKEALVDQDEDFSDRGEQATLDWFFQGYGVGFSNGEREKQLQRFSIMTLRNFGMGKRSIEERILEEAHFLLESLRETKSAPFDPTYILSRSVSNVISSIIFGNRFEYKDEEFLSLLTTMQETYQFVSSSWGQLYEMFSGIMQHLPGPQEKAFKKLLLMKEFFVRKIKANKETLDPNNPRDFIDCFLVKMQQEKENPNTEFFQENLVMTALNVFFAGTETVSTTLRYGFLLLLKYPEIEEKVHEEIERVIGLNRIPNMDDRPLMPYTDAVIHEIQRFSDLVPTGVVRRVTRDTQFRGYTIPKGTEVFPMLGSVLKDPKHFARPDVFDPQHFLDKNGQFKRNKAFMPFSAGKRYCFGEHLARTELFLFFTSILQNFRFKSPIPPEKIDISPMLVGFFSVPRFYEMCAIPL, encoded by the exons ATGGATCTCCTGGGAGCAGCGGCCCTTTTCCTGGTCATCTGCCTCTCTTGCCTGATGGTCCTCTCAACATGGCGGCAGATGCACCGCAAAAGCCAGATGCCGCCTGGaccaactcccctccccttcatcgGGAACCTGCTCCAAGTCAACACAAGTGATATGTACCGTTCACTCATGAAG ATCCGTGAGAAATATGGTCCTGTCTACACCATCCACTTAGGCCCTCGCCGTGCTGTGGTCTTGTGCGGATACGATGCCGTGAAGGAGGCCCTGGTGGATCAGGATGAAGATTTCAGTGACCGTGGAGAACAAGCCACGTTGGACTGGTTTTTCCAGGGTTACG GGGTTGGCTTCAGTAACGGGGAACGGGAAAAACAGCTACAGCGCTTCTCCATCATGACGCTGAGGAATTTTGGGATGGGAAAGAGATCCATTGAAGAGCGGATCCTGGAGGAGGCCCACTTCCTGCTAGAATCCCTGAGGGAAACAAAAA GTGCACCCTTTGACCCCACCTACATCCTGAGCCGCTCTGTGTCTAACGTCATCAGCTCCATCATCTTTGGCAACCGCTTTGAATATAAAGATGAGGAATTCCTCTCCTTGCTCACCACTATGCAGGAAACCTACCAGTTTGTTTCCAGCTCTTGGGGACAG CTCTACGAAATGTTCTCGGGTATCATGCAGCACCTGCCTGGCCCACAAGAGAAAGCCTTCAAGAAGCTCTTGCTCATGAAAGAGTTCTTTGTGAGGAAGATAAAAGCCAACAAGGAGACCCTGGACCCCAACAACCCTCGGGATTTCATTGATTGCTTCCTAGTGAAAATGCAGCAG gaaaaggaaaacccaaACACAGAGTTCTTCCAAGAGAATCTTGTTATGACAGCCCTCAATGTCTTTTTCGCTGGCACAGAAACGGTCAGCACCACCTTGCGCTATGGCTTCCTGCTTCTACTGAAATACCCAGAGATCGAAG AGAAAGTCCACGAAGAGATTGAACGTGTGATTGGCCTGAATCGCATTCCCAACATGGATGACCGTCCCCTGATGCCCTATACGGATGCTGTGATCCACGAGATCCAGAGATTCTCAGATCTGGTCCCAACAGGCGTAGTAAGACGTGTGACCCGTGATACCCAGTTCCGGGGATACACCATTCCCAAG GGGACTGAAGTTTTTCCCATGCTCGGGTCTGTGCTGAAAGACCCCAAACATTTTGCAAGACCAGATGTGTTTGACCCCCAACATTTCCTGGATAAGAATGGGCAGTTCAAGAGGAATAAGGCTTTTATGCCTTTCTCTGCTG GGAAGCGCTATTGCTTTGGAGAACATCTGGCCCGAACGGAACTTTTCCTCTTCTTCACCAGCATCCTGCAGAACTTCCGCTTCAAATCTCCCATCCCTCCTGAAAAGATTGACATCTCTCCCATGCTGGTTGGCTTTTTCAGTGTCCCACGTTTTTATGAAATGTGTGCCATTCCCCTCTGA